The following proteins are encoded in a genomic region of Mahella australiensis 50-1 BON:
- the fliE gene encoding flagellar hook-basal body complex protein FliE has translation MPVNPISINAAIGTGNISPIGSAKAGEVDFKDLLSESMDKLNSIIQDSNAAGEALATGSIDDIHSAMIAAEKADLALQFTIQIRNKIIDAYNEIMHMQI, from the coding sequence ATAAATGCTGCCATAGGTACCGGCAATATTTCGCCTATCGGCTCGGCTAAGGCCGGTGAAGTAGATTTTAAGGATTTATTGTCGGAATCGATGGATAAGCTCAATTCCATTATACAGGACAGCAATGCAGCCGGGGAAGCTCTGGCTACCGGCAGTATAGACGATATACATAGCGCGATGATAGCGGCTGAAAAAGCCGATTTGGCATTACAGTTTACTATACAGATAAGAAATAAGATAATAGATGCATATAATGAAATTATGCATATGCAGATATGA